TTGCCCGTTCTAGTTTTGCTTTTACGGCCAAGTTCATCAAATGTACCACTCCATTCTTTGCTCGCATTTGACTTTAACTTACAACCATCGATGGCAAACATATTGCGGCCAATGAGCCCTTCTTCATCACAAATCAGCAGCACTTGAGTAAATAAGGGTTCTATTTGTTCATGCATTTTAGCCACAAAACCCGCTATCGATGTGTAATGTGGCTGTACATCACCCGACACGCTCATGAACAAAATATTGTTTTCACACGCCTTAGCAATGCGTCGACTGCTAATTAACCCATGCGCATACCCGAGTAAAATAATTTTGAGCATCACTGCTGGTGAATACGCTGCCGCCCCCGTTTTATCATTGTGATACCAAGCATCAAACCCCGATAAATCGAGTTTATTTTCGATAATATAACAAAGGGCATACTCGAATGTGCCAGGCAAAATTTGCTCTGAAAAATTGATGGGAATGAATTTACTTTGGCAGGATAAGTCAGGCTTGTAGTTGGCCATAACAATTTACTGTAGGTGAATAATATCTATTAGATCACAGGCATCGACACCCTACAAGCTCAAAAAACAACCAAGTTGCTTTATTTATGAAAAAGACGTTGAAACGTCATTTTTGGAGAAATTCTACAGCCTCAACGCCCTGTTAACAGGCAAAAAAATAGTTGGTTAAAATTAGCGACGAAGGAGCAAAAACCAACTGTTTTTTGTCCTTGTTTAACAGCTTGTTAGTTTACAATTACGCTAACACTAATGAAAA
The Shewanella vesiculosa DNA segment above includes these coding regions:
- a CDS encoding transposase — encoded protein: MANYKPDLSCQSKFIPINFSEQILPGTFEYALCYIIENKLDLSGFDAWYHNDKTGAAAYSPAVMLKIILLGYAHGLISSRRIAKACENNILFMSVSGDVQPHYTSIAGFVAKMHEQIEPLFTQVLLICDEEGLIGRNMFAIDGCKLKSNASKEWSGTFDELGRKSKTRTGK